One stretch of Etheostoma spectabile isolate EspeVRDwgs_2016 unplaced genomic scaffold, UIUC_Espe_1.0 scaffold00006429, whole genome shotgun sequence DNA includes these proteins:
- the LOC116678093 gene encoding uncharacterized protein LOC116678093 — MKKWRLLMEKRRRTHQKPDPPGPVLGPDPDPDPGPSCVSFKSDRSHDFLINFKGDQPSAGERLDQESSEGPSGSQSSQQHQTHLDSIFMLLEEDIVTFVKNELKKIQKLLRPDYPECPKSQREGEDEEQRRSREAFLKITLHFLRRMKQDELADRLQSRSPAGVCKRKLKSKLDRKFQRVFEGIAKAGNQTVLNQMFTEIYLMKGGLQGQ; from the exons ATGAAGAAGTGGAGATTGTTAATGGAGAAGAGACGGAG GACCCATCAGAAACCAGACCCTCCTGGTCCTGTTCTTGgtcctgatcctgatcctgatcctggacccagctgtgtgtcctttaAGAGCGACCGGTCACATGATTTTCTCATTAACTTTAAAGGAGATCAACCCTCTGCTGGAGAGAG ACTGGACCAGGAGAGCTCAGAGGGTCCCAGTGGGTCCCAGTCCTCCCAGCAGCATCAAACCCACCTGGACTCCATCTTTATG ctgctggaggaggacATCGTCACTTTTGTGAAGAACGAGCTGAAGAAGATCCAGAAGCTTCTGAGAccagattacccagaatgcCCAAAGAGtcagagggagggtgaggatgaagagcagaggaggagcagagaggcgtttctgaagatcacactgcacttcttgaggagaatgaagcaggacgagctggctgaccgtctgcag AGCAGGAGTCCAGCAGGAGTTTGTAAGCGTAAACTCAAATCTAAGCTAGACAGGAAGTTCCAGCgtgtgtttgaggggattgctaaagcaggaaaccAAACCGTTCTGaatcagatgttcacagagatctacctCATGAAGGGAGGGCTGCAGGGACAATGA
- the LOC116678094 gene encoding stonustoxin subunit beta-like: MPPPPPPFRVEPAGVRWLTPGLRKYSCELTVDTNTVHRKLKLSHNNRTVTHVEEDQPYPGHPERFETWEQLLCRDGLTGRCYWEVQTRGWVEISVSYRGIRRKGGSGDCGFGCNDQSWSLVCSDGRYYVWHNNGETSVSVPCVSGRVAVYVDCPAGYLSFYTVSSDSLIHLHTFNTSVTQTLYPGFRMWSSGSSVSLCPVLD; the protein is encoded by the exons atgcccccccccccccctcctttcagGGTGGAGCCTGCTGGAGTCAGATGGTTGACACCAGGTCTGAggaagt ATTCCTGTGAACTCACAGTTGACACCAACACGGTGCACAGGAAACTCAAACTGTCTCACAACAACAGGACGGTGACCCatgtggaggaggatcagccATATCCTGGtcatccagagaggtttgagACCTGGgaacagctgctgtgtagagatggtctgactggtcgctgttactgggaggtccagaccagagGATGGGTTgagatatcagtgagttacagaggaatcaggagGAAAGGAGGCAGTGGAGATTGTGGGTTTGGATGTAATgatcagtcctggagtctggtATGCTCTGATGGTCGTTACTATGTCTGGCACAATAACGGAGAAACCTCCGTCTCCGTCCCCTGTGTCTCTggtagagtagcagtgtatgtggactgtcctgctggctatctgtccttctacacagtctcctctgactcactgatccacctccacaccttcaacacctcaGTCACTCAGACTCTCTATCCTGGATTCAGGATGTGGTCTAGTggctcctcagtgtctctgtgtcctgtgtTGGACTGA